From Lolium perenne isolate Kyuss_39 chromosome 5, Kyuss_2.0, whole genome shotgun sequence, a single genomic window includes:
- the LOC127304905 gene encoding septin and tuftelin-interacting protein 1 homolog 1-like, translated as MALLASTSPAVAKMLLRWNFKEGSGLGARGQGIVAPVQLCSTTSGIGYGERSYENGLPGTTPAVQEEWRRRCEELARALRHEEECCFKTLELLLRDMTRYDDARSRAETAEALAAIVKSMKMFQLKRTPGMWKATLPSSTVLYIVERVIKPKMAADAREWTPSWDADCHQWVRPWIPLVGHLPDGLFDAVERKITNHANEYAVISPWKDYMDQTQWDTFTRRHVLPWLTSLVRELMIAPPKQMDPSFHTLMQWAPLVPAKTVVFILEEELFFDRFEDALRHWLQSGAGKPSSKEAVAWCTGWKNLFTPDLLADEGVVARMDAVAALVDTEA; from the coding sequence ATGGCGCTACTGGCGTCAACAAGTCCGGCGGTGGCCAAGATGCTGCTTCGGTGGAACTTCAAGGAGGGTTCCGGCCTCGGCGCGCGGGGACAAGGGATCGTCGCCCCCGTACAGCTCTGCAGCACTACAAGCGGCATCGGCTACGGAGAGAGGTCGTACGAAAACGGCCTTCCTGGCACGACGCCGGCGGTCCAAGAAGAGTGGCGCCGGCGGTGCGAGGAGCTTGCACGAGCCCTGCGGCACGAGGAGGAGTGCTGCTTCAAGACCCTCGAGCTGCTGCTGCGCGACATGACGCGATACGACGACGCTCGCAGCAGAGCGGAGACGGCGGAGGCGCTGGCGGCGATCGTCAAGTCCATGAAGATGTTTCAGCTGAAGCGAACGCCGGGGATGTGGAAAGCCACGCTGCCTTCTTCCACGGTGCTCTACATCGTCGAGCGCGTGATCAAGCCGAAGATGGCGGCCGACGCGCGGGAGTGGACGCCGTCGTGGGACGCGGACTGCCACCAGTGGGTGCGGCCGTGGATCCCCCTCGTCGGCCACTTGCCGGACGGCCTCTTCGACGCCGTGGAGCGCAAGATCACCAACCACGCCAACGAGTACGCCGTCATCTCGCCATGGAAGGATTACATGGACCAGACACAGTGGGACACCTTCACCCGGCGCCACGTCCTGCCGTGGCTGACGAGTCTCGTGCGGGAGCTGATGATCGCGCCGCCCAAGCAGATGGACCCTTCCTTCCACACGCTCATGCAGTGGGCGCCCCTCGTGCCGGCCAAGACCGTGGTGTTCATCCTTGAAGAAGAGCTCTTCTTCGACAGATTTGAAGACGCGCTGCGACACTGGCTGCAGTCCGGCGCCGGGAAGCCGTCTTCCAAGGAGGCCGTCGCCTGGTGCACCGGCTGGAAGAACCTGTTTACGCCCGACCTGCTTGCCGACGAAGGCGTAGTCGCGCGTATGGATGCCGTCGCCGCCTTGGTCGATACTGAAGCCTAG